Proteins from a single region of Punica granatum isolate Tunisia-2019 chromosome 8, ASM765513v2, whole genome shotgun sequence:
- the LOC116187617 gene encoding spermatogenesis-associated protein 20 isoform X2 → MEVESFENDEVVKLLNDWFVSIKVDREERPDVDKVYMTYVQALYGGGGWPLSVFLSPDLKPLMGGTYFPPDDKFGRPGFKTVLKKVKEAWDNKRDMLVQSGALAIEQLSEALSATANMDKVPDGLSHTAINQCAEQLSASYDPKYGGFGAAPKFPRPVEIQLMLYYCKMLEGAAKSNQANAILEMVLFSLKCMARGGIHDHLGGGFHRYSVDECWHVPHFEKMMYDQGQLANVYLDVFSIKNDAFYSCTCRDILDYVRRDMTGPKGEIFSAEDADSAEYEGAPRKKEGAFYVWTSKEVDEILGEHAKLFKDHYYIKPSGNCDLSRRSDPHNEFKGKNVLIERNDSSVLASKHGMPIDKYLEILGECRRKLFDVRLGRPKPHLDDKVIVSWNGLTISAFARASKILRAESEGTKHNFPDVGCDPKEYLQVGERAAAFLRKQLYDETTRRLHHSFRNGPSKAPGFLDDYAFLILGLLDLYECGGSTDWLSWAIQLQETQDELFLDKEGGGYFNTPGEDPSVLLRVKEDHDGAEPSGNSVSVINLVRLASLVEGSRSASYRQKAEHILAVFETRLKDMAMAVPLMCCAADMLSVPSRKQVVLVGRKHSAEYETMLAAAHASYEPNKTVIHVDPTDPQEMKFWEENNSNIAQMAKSNSSGEDERAVALVCQNFTCSPPVTSPSALEELLSRKPAK, encoded by the exons ATGGAGGTGGAGTCTTTCGAGAATGACGAAGTGGTTAAATTGCTGAATGATTGGTTTGTTAGCATCAAG GTGGATCGCGAGGAACGACCAGATGTTGATAAG GTATACATGACGTATGTGCAGGCTTTATATGGAGGCGGTGGTTGGCCACTGAGTGTCTTCCTATCACCTGATTTAAAACCTTTGATGGGTGGAACTTATTTTCCACCAGATGACAAGTTCGGTAGACCGGGCTTCAAGACCGTACTTAA gaaagtaaaagaAGCATGGGATAACAAGAGGGATATGCTCGTCCAAAGTGGTGCACTTGCCATTGAACAACTCTCTGAAGCGTTATCAGCAACTGCAAATATGGACAAAGTACCAGATGGACTTTCCCATACCGCGATCAATCAATGCGCTGAGCAA CTTTCTGCGAGTTATGATCCCAAGTATGGTGGCTTTGGAGCTGCGCCAAAGTTTCCTAGACCAGTTGAAATTCAGCTGATGCTCTACTACTGTAAGATGTTGGAGGGAGCTGCTAAGTCCAATCAGGCTAATGCAATCTTGGAAATGGTTCTCTTTAGCTTGAAATGCATGGCAAGGGGAGGAATCCACGACCACCTTGGAGGCGGTTTTCACCGATACAGCGTTGATGAATGCTGGCACG TTCCGCACTTTGAGAAGATGATGTATGATCAAGGACAACTGGCGAATGTCTATCTTGACgtcttttcaataaaaaatgatgCCTTTTACTCATGTACATGTCGGGATATTCTTGATTATGTGAGGAGAGACATGACTGGGCCTAAAGGAGAAATTTTCTCAGCCGAGGATGCTGATAGTGCTGAATATGAAGGGGCcccaagaaagaaagaaggagCTTTCTATGTCTGGACTAGCAAGGAG GTGGATGAGATACTGGGGGAGCATGCAAAACTATTCAAAGATCATTATTACATTAAGCCCTCAGGGAACTGTGACCTCTCTAGACGGAGCGACCCTCACAATGAGTTCAAGGGTAAAAACGTCCTCATTGAGAGGAATGATTCTTCCGTTTTGGCATCAAAACATGGCATGCCCATTGATAAGTACCTTGAGATCTTGGGAGAATGTAGGAGGAAGCTTTTTGACGTTAGACTCGGACGCCCAAAACCGCATTTGGATGATAAG GTAATTGTGTCATGGAACGGGCTCACGATCTCGGCATTCGCTAGAGCCTCAAAAATTCTGAGAGCTGAATCTGAAGGGACGAAACACAATTTCCCTGATGTTGGCTGTGAT cCCAAGGAGTACCTTCAAGTAGGGGAAAGAGCGGCTGCTTTCTTAAGAAAGCAACTCTATGATGAGACAACAAGGAGGCTTCACCACAGCTTCCGTAATGGGCCTTCTAAAGCCCCAGGATTCTTAGATGATTATGCGTTTCTGATATTGGGATTGCTTGATTTGTATGAGTGTGGCGGTTCAACCGACTGGCTCTCCTGGGCTATTCAACTTCAAGAGACCCAG GATGAGTTGTTCCTTGATAAAGAGGGAGGGGGCTACTTTAATACTCCTGGGGAGGATCCTTCGGTCCTACTCCGGGTGAAGGAAGACCATGATGGTGCAGAGCCCTCGGGAAACTCAGTCTCTGTCATAAACCTTGTAAGGTTGGCTTCTTTGGTTGAAGGAAGTCGGTCTGCTAGTTACAGGCAGAAGGCAGAgcatattttg GCTGTTTTTGAGACGAGATTGAAAGACATGGCAATGGCAGTGCCCTTGATGTGCTGTGCAGCTGATATGCTCTCAGTTCCTTCACGGAAACAAGTTGTTCTGGTTGGTCGCAAGCATTCGGCAGAGTATGAAACCATGCTTGCAGCTGCTCATGCATCGTATGAGCCGAACAAGACG GTAATCCACGTAGACCCGACTGACCCTCAGGAGATGAAGTTCTGGGAGGAGAACAATAGCAACATTGCTCAGATGGCTAAGAGTAACAGCTCCGGGGAAGACGAGCGAGCGGTGGCTCTCGTGTGCCAAAACTTCACATGCAGTCCACCGGTCACGAGCCCAAGCGCGCTTGAGGAGCTGCTGTCTCGTAAACCAGCAAAGTGA
- the LOC116187617 gene encoding spermatogenesis-associated protein 20 isoform X1: MLRLLLLCSSSSSSAFPLRPLPTPRLTRTRRPRHPFQLALSASYPTYRRPVSTLRVLSMAEGSHASTSQSQPHTNRLAAEHSPYLLQHAHNLVDWYPWGEEAFAQARKRDVPIFLSIGYSTCHWCHVMEVESFENDEVVKLLNDWFVSIKVDREERPDVDKVYMTYVQALYGGGGWPLSVFLSPDLKPLMGGTYFPPDDKFGRPGFKTVLKKVKEAWDNKRDMLVQSGALAIEQLSEALSATANMDKVPDGLSHTAINQCAEQLSASYDPKYGGFGAAPKFPRPVEIQLMLYYCKMLEGAAKSNQANAILEMVLFSLKCMARGGIHDHLGGGFHRYSVDECWHVPHFEKMMYDQGQLANVYLDVFSIKNDAFYSCTCRDILDYVRRDMTGPKGEIFSAEDADSAEYEGAPRKKEGAFYVWTSKEVDEILGEHAKLFKDHYYIKPSGNCDLSRRSDPHNEFKGKNVLIERNDSSVLASKHGMPIDKYLEILGECRRKLFDVRLGRPKPHLDDKVIVSWNGLTISAFARASKILRAESEGTKHNFPDVGCDPKEYLQVGERAAAFLRKQLYDETTRRLHHSFRNGPSKAPGFLDDYAFLILGLLDLYECGGSTDWLSWAIQLQETQDELFLDKEGGGYFNTPGEDPSVLLRVKEDHDGAEPSGNSVSVINLVRLASLVEGSRSASYRQKAEHILAVFETRLKDMAMAVPLMCCAADMLSVPSRKQVVLVGRKHSAEYETMLAAAHASYEPNKTVIHVDPTDPQEMKFWEENNSNIAQMAKSNSSGEDERAVALVCQNFTCSPPVTSPSALEELLSRKPAK; encoded by the exons ATGCTCagactcctcctcctctgctcctcctcctcctcctctgcctTTCCCCTCAGACCTCTCCCCACCCCCAGATTGACCAGGACGCGCAGACCCCGACACCCATTTCAGCTCGCGCTCTCTGCCTCATACCCCACCTACCGGCGGCCGGTTTCCACCCTCCGAGTTCTGTCCATGGCGGAAGGTTCCCATGCCTCGACCTCGCAGTCCCAGCCGCACACCAATCGCTTGGCGGCCGAGCACAGTCCTTACCTTCTCCAGCATGCCCATAATCTG GTTGATTGGTATCCATGGGGTGAAGAGGCTTTTGCCCAAGCGCGCAAGAGAGACGTGCCCATCTTCTTGTCAA TCGGATACAGCACGTGCCACTG GTGTCATGTTATGGAGGTGGAGTCTTTCGAGAATGACGAAGTGGTTAAATTGCTGAATGATTGGTTTGTTAGCATCAAG GTGGATCGCGAGGAACGACCAGATGTTGATAAG GTATACATGACGTATGTGCAGGCTTTATATGGAGGCGGTGGTTGGCCACTGAGTGTCTTCCTATCACCTGATTTAAAACCTTTGATGGGTGGAACTTATTTTCCACCAGATGACAAGTTCGGTAGACCGGGCTTCAAGACCGTACTTAA gaaagtaaaagaAGCATGGGATAACAAGAGGGATATGCTCGTCCAAAGTGGTGCACTTGCCATTGAACAACTCTCTGAAGCGTTATCAGCAACTGCAAATATGGACAAAGTACCAGATGGACTTTCCCATACCGCGATCAATCAATGCGCTGAGCAA CTTTCTGCGAGTTATGATCCCAAGTATGGTGGCTTTGGAGCTGCGCCAAAGTTTCCTAGACCAGTTGAAATTCAGCTGATGCTCTACTACTGTAAGATGTTGGAGGGAGCTGCTAAGTCCAATCAGGCTAATGCAATCTTGGAAATGGTTCTCTTTAGCTTGAAATGCATGGCAAGGGGAGGAATCCACGACCACCTTGGAGGCGGTTTTCACCGATACAGCGTTGATGAATGCTGGCACG TTCCGCACTTTGAGAAGATGATGTATGATCAAGGACAACTGGCGAATGTCTATCTTGACgtcttttcaataaaaaatgatgCCTTTTACTCATGTACATGTCGGGATATTCTTGATTATGTGAGGAGAGACATGACTGGGCCTAAAGGAGAAATTTTCTCAGCCGAGGATGCTGATAGTGCTGAATATGAAGGGGCcccaagaaagaaagaaggagCTTTCTATGTCTGGACTAGCAAGGAG GTGGATGAGATACTGGGGGAGCATGCAAAACTATTCAAAGATCATTATTACATTAAGCCCTCAGGGAACTGTGACCTCTCTAGACGGAGCGACCCTCACAATGAGTTCAAGGGTAAAAACGTCCTCATTGAGAGGAATGATTCTTCCGTTTTGGCATCAAAACATGGCATGCCCATTGATAAGTACCTTGAGATCTTGGGAGAATGTAGGAGGAAGCTTTTTGACGTTAGACTCGGACGCCCAAAACCGCATTTGGATGATAAG GTAATTGTGTCATGGAACGGGCTCACGATCTCGGCATTCGCTAGAGCCTCAAAAATTCTGAGAGCTGAATCTGAAGGGACGAAACACAATTTCCCTGATGTTGGCTGTGAT cCCAAGGAGTACCTTCAAGTAGGGGAAAGAGCGGCTGCTTTCTTAAGAAAGCAACTCTATGATGAGACAACAAGGAGGCTTCACCACAGCTTCCGTAATGGGCCTTCTAAAGCCCCAGGATTCTTAGATGATTATGCGTTTCTGATATTGGGATTGCTTGATTTGTATGAGTGTGGCGGTTCAACCGACTGGCTCTCCTGGGCTATTCAACTTCAAGAGACCCAG GATGAGTTGTTCCTTGATAAAGAGGGAGGGGGCTACTTTAATACTCCTGGGGAGGATCCTTCGGTCCTACTCCGGGTGAAGGAAGACCATGATGGTGCAGAGCCCTCGGGAAACTCAGTCTCTGTCATAAACCTTGTAAGGTTGGCTTCTTTGGTTGAAGGAAGTCGGTCTGCTAGTTACAGGCAGAAGGCAGAgcatattttg GCTGTTTTTGAGACGAGATTGAAAGACATGGCAATGGCAGTGCCCTTGATGTGCTGTGCAGCTGATATGCTCTCAGTTCCTTCACGGAAACAAGTTGTTCTGGTTGGTCGCAAGCATTCGGCAGAGTATGAAACCATGCTTGCAGCTGCTCATGCATCGTATGAGCCGAACAAGACG GTAATCCACGTAGACCCGACTGACCCTCAGGAGATGAAGTTCTGGGAGGAGAACAATAGCAACATTGCTCAGATGGCTAAGAGTAACAGCTCCGGGGAAGACGAGCGAGCGGTGGCTCTCGTGTGCCAAAACTTCACATGCAGTCCACCGGTCACGAGCCCAAGCGCGCTTGAGGAGCTGCTGTCTCGTAAACCAGCAAAGTGA
- the LOC116187618 gene encoding transcription termination factor MTERF8, chloroplastic, which yields MALTLVQHFRHFRPGPSSSSSSSSSSSTSFSFPFPFTALFPLNKPNSAKPPRLFIFRPLSSKRSAYATAATDDKSLSFTADYLVQSCGLTPAAAAAASQRVQFSTPEKPDSVLALLRSHGFSNAQISKLVNRRPSLLLATPESSLLPKLEFFYSIGVSRSELAKILSRDPTPLCRSLQNQILPSYEFLLGFLESDKKIISAMRRTSWVFLLDYTKNLAPNMEHLSKLGVPKSCLSLLFAHFPEALLKSHEEFVENAREVVEMGFDLKKTVFVLAVHVISGKGNRAIMERCKEVYARWGWSEDDIKVAFRKHPNCMILSEKKIDRTMEYLVNEMKLPARRISQCPAILFFSLEKRIIPRCEVIKVLLKKGLLKRDFSLSTFLLPPEERFLDRFVEGYQEEAPELMSVLRRKRDSTEAQ from the exons ATGGCACTGACTCTGGTTCAACACTTCCGCCATTTCCGACCAggcccttcttcttcttcttcttcttcttcttcttcctcgacCTCCTTTTCGTTCCCCTTCCCCTTCACCGCTCTCTTCCCACTCAACAAACCCAACTCAGCGAAGCCCCCTCGCCTCTTCATTTTCCGACCCTTATCGTCCAAGCGCTCGGCCTACGCAACCGCCGCCACTGACGACAAGTCCCTTTCTTTCACCGCCGACTACCTTGTCCAGTCCTGCGGCCTCACCCcggccgccgccgccgccgcctccCAGCGTGTCCAGTTCTCTACCCCGGAAAAACCCGACTCCGTGCTCGCCCTCCTGAGGTCCCACGGCTTCTCCAATGCCCAGATCTCGAAGCTCGTCAACCGCCGCCCCTCGCTGCTCCTGGCGACCCCGGAGAGCAGCCTGCTGCCCAAGCTCGAGTTCTTCTACTCGATCGGGGTCTCGAGATCGGAGCTCGCCAAGATCCTCTCCCGGGACCCTACACCTCTGTGCCGGAGCCTCCAGAACCAGATCCTGCCCTCCTACGAGTTCTTGCTCGGCTTCCTCGAATCCGATAAGAAG ATCATTTCTGCAATGAGGAGAACGTCTTGGGTCTTCTTGCTTGATTACACGAAGAATCTCGCCCCGAACATGGAGCACCTAAGCAAACTCGGCGTGCCTAAGTCTTGCCTATCCTTGCTATTCGCCCATTTCCCAGAGGCTCTTCTGAAGAGCCACGAGGAGTTTGTAGAAAACGCGAGGGAGGTAGTGGAGATGGGATTCGACCTGAAGAAGACCGTGTTTGTCCTGGCGGTCCATGTGATCTCAGGGAAGGGGAACAGGGCGATAATGGAGCGGTGCAAGGAGGTCTACGCTAGGTGGGGATGGTCCGAGGATGATATCAAGGTCGCGTTCAGGAAGCACCCGAACTGTATGATCCTATCAGAAAAGAAGATCGATCGTACGATGGAGTATCTCGTGAACGAGATGAAATTGCCCGCTAGGAGGATCTCTCAGTGCCCTGCTATTCTCTTCTTCAGCTTGGAGAAGAGGATCATCCCGAGATGTGAGGTGATTAAGGTGTTGCTGAAGAAGGGGCTGCTGAAGAGAGACTTCAGCTTGAGCACATTCTTGCTTCCCCCGGAGGAGAGGTTCTTGGATAGGTTCGTGGAGGGCTACCAGGAGGAAGCGCCCGAGTTGATGAGTGTATTGAGAAGGAAGCGGGACAGTACGGAAGCGCAATGA